From the Leptotrichia sp. oral taxon 221 genome, one window contains:
- a CDS encoding M48 family metallopeptidase — protein MKNIEEINEKLKELSDRKNEASINKDYELMEKIISEVLELVPNHGLALKEMADVKRRLKKYDEAYEIIDKAISNYDGDKIEVYNSKMEICEEMNKIEESSYYSKLLIKLKKKEANETQKVFKIPCENPTENNLKNSFGKDYDNEGSNRKSVISYSLYGNSPKYCEVAILNVKLAKSIYPEWKCRFYVDKTVSEEVISRLKQENAEIIFVNQEQSEIPGTFWRFLVIDDESVDKFIIRDADSLLSYKEKAAVKEWLNSGKYFHVMRDSRMHNELILAGMWGGYNGVIKNIFGLMKDYLKEDMDVNRISDQVFLRKRIWKTVIQSALVHDSYHLGEEGKPYPDYEISDIEKIAFFHIGMIDSNSCTIKTEIEIKAKKVKWYLENENGEIICSYDSFIKKENGKQIIEINLPTFYSSKIKSNKWKISYEVLE, from the coding sequence ATGAAAAATATTGAAGAGATAAATGAAAAATTGAAAGAATTATCGGATAGGAAAAATGAGGCGTCTATAAATAAAGATTATGAATTGATGGAAAAGATTATCTCGGAAGTTTTAGAGTTAGTTCCAAATCACGGATTGGCTTTGAAGGAAATGGCGGATGTGAAAAGAAGGCTGAAAAAATATGATGAAGCGTATGAAATTATTGATAAAGCTATAAGTAATTATGATGGAGATAAAATAGAAGTTTACAATTCAAAAATGGAAATATGCGAGGAAATGAATAAAATAGAGGAATCTAGTTATTATTCTAAATTGTTAATAAAATTAAAGAAGAAGGAAGCGAATGAGACTCAAAAAGTATTTAAAATTCCATGTGAGAATCCTACTGAAAATAATTTAAAAAATTCTTTTGGAAAGGATTATGATAATGAAGGTAGTAATAGAAAAAGTGTAATTTCGTATTCATTGTATGGAAATTCTCCAAAATATTGTGAAGTTGCGATTTTGAATGTGAAATTAGCAAAGTCAATTTATCCAGAATGGAAATGTAGATTTTATGTAGATAAAACTGTTTCAGAAGAAGTTATTTCAAGATTGAAACAAGAAAATGCAGAAATAATTTTTGTAAATCAAGAACAAAGTGAGATACCAGGTACTTTTTGGAGGTTTTTGGTAATAGATGATGAGAGTGTAGATAAATTTATAATAAGAGATGCTGATTCGTTGCTTTCTTACAAGGAAAAGGCTGCGGTTAAGGAATGGCTTAATTCTGGAAAATATTTTCATGTGATGAGAGATTCGAGAATGCATAATGAATTGATTTTAGCTGGTATGTGGGGCGGATATAATGGTGTTATTAAAAATATATTTGGCTTGATGAAAGATTATTTGAAGGAAGATATGGATGTGAATCGAATATCAGATCAAGTTTTTTTAAGGAAAAGAATTTGGAAAACTGTGATTCAAAGTGCGTTGGTGCATGATTCGTATCATTTAGGCGAGGAAGGAAAACCGTATCCAGACTATGAAATTTCAGATATTGAGAAAATAGCATTTTTTCATATTGGAATGATAGATTCAAATTCATGTACTATAAAAACTGAAATTGAAATAAAAGCCAAAAAGGTAAAATGGTATTTGGAAAATGAAAATGGAGAAATTATTTGCTCGTACGATTCTTTTATCAAAAAAGAAAATGGAAAACAAATAATCGAAATTAATTTACCAACATTTTACAGCTCGAAAATTAAATCTAATAAATGGAAAATATCGTATGAAGTTTTAGAATAA
- a CDS encoding VacJ family lipoprotein, with protein MKKNNKLLVFCTLFAATTVIQAKQSKLVDIDNLNYVSQLENIEDEKNDNIFVEFIDGSVVEKPGKSIDKVPRSVIRSKKKKGQSDVNRYVAFDEDSYGVLTNNLTELDEDYVVSSKIFDLTGMNDAMEPFNRRMYAFNTQFDEKIAYPVSRVYGAIVPKPVRKGIANFYNNFKEIPTFVNSLLQLKPGKAMNALGRLAVNSTVGVLGVMDVASHMGMQKDWETMGDTLGHYGVNTGSYLVLPLLGPSTVRDGVGTLVDTAMESAARGAAEDALFFDKGVFDENIYGFTRPVMTGLNARSLISLKYGDLNSPFEYDLVRAFYYNFRKIQVAK; from the coding sequence ATGAAGAAAAATAATAAATTATTGGTTTTTTGTACATTGTTTGCGGCAACAACTGTTATTCAAGCAAAACAATCAAAATTAGTAGATATTGATAATTTGAATTATGTGTCACAATTGGAAAATATAGAAGATGAGAAGAATGATAATATTTTTGTGGAATTTATTGATGGTTCTGTGGTTGAAAAGCCGGGAAAAAGTATAGATAAAGTTCCTCGTTCTGTAATTAGATCTAAAAAGAAAAAAGGTCAAAGCGATGTAAATAGATATGTTGCATTTGATGAGGATTCATATGGAGTTTTGACTAATAATTTGACAGAATTGGATGAAGATTATGTTGTGTCGAGTAAAATATTTGATTTGACGGGGATGAATGATGCAATGGAACCGTTTAATAGAAGAATGTATGCGTTTAATACGCAGTTTGATGAGAAAATAGCGTATCCAGTTTCGAGAGTTTATGGAGCAATTGTTCCTAAACCTGTGAGAAAAGGAATAGCAAATTTCTATAATAATTTTAAAGAAATTCCAACTTTTGTAAATTCATTGTTACAACTAAAACCTGGCAAAGCGATGAATGCGTTGGGAAGATTGGCTGTTAATTCTACAGTAGGAGTGCTAGGAGTTATGGATGTTGCTTCTCATATGGGAATGCAAAAAGATTGGGAGACAATGGGAGATACATTAGGGCATTATGGTGTAAATACTGGATCATACCTTGTGTTGCCACTTTTAGGGCCTAGTACTGTTAGAGATGGTGTAGGAACGTTAGTAGACACAGCTATGGAATCAGCAGCAAGAGGTGCAGCAGAAGATGCTTTATTCTTTGATAAAGGAGTTTTCGATGAAAATATCTATGGATTCACTAGACCTGTTATGACAGGATTAAATGCGAGATCGTTAATTAGCCTTAAATATGGAGACTTAAATTCGCCATTTGAATATGATTTAGTAAGAGCATTTTATTACAATTTTAGAAAAATTCAAGTTGCAAAATAG
- a CDS encoding alpha/beta hydrolase, whose protein sequence is MIKKFLLMMIVLGMSVIGFADEVDVSQIAVDYPHKENAIRATVLGTPKDQWYTFSHAKGPKVRTIKTTKKIPEILRQWSDFKYGVWKQKEEAPLMIVISGTGSVYNSGLSMYMANVFYDRGYNVIAFSSVTTMPFIVSQSKNNYAGYIKSESEQMYDIIRKAIADEKKDGMKINGNIYVGGYSLGGFQSLLIQKEDEQKHQIGIKKSLLLNTPISILTATQKLDGYLVKNGIFDAKGLEKFLDTHFSNIINDESITSKDLNFSDMDISTSPLNKLKLGDKDLEVLTGLLFRFYSANMTFAGEVFSGQKAVGRLSDKKSYKRFDSLTKEFAEGMSVSFDEYAKEILYPYLKANKYPDLTLDQFIADFDLRSSQDFIDRNNKNIVFISSTNDILLSDKDLEYINQTFKNKVMIPFGGHTGLLWHKDVAKLMVDKLEEN, encoded by the coding sequence ATGATAAAGAAATTTCTTTTAATGATGATAGTTTTAGGAATGTCTGTGATTGGGTTTGCAGATGAAGTCGATGTTTCGCAGATTGCAGTTGATTATCCGCATAAAGAAAATGCGATAAGAGCTACGGTTTTAGGGACACCTAAAGATCAGTGGTACACTTTTAGTCATGCAAAAGGACCTAAGGTAAGAACAATAAAGACAACGAAAAAAATTCCAGAAATTCTTAGACAATGGTCTGATTTTAAATATGGAGTTTGGAAACAAAAAGAAGAGGCCCCATTGATGATAGTAATTTCAGGGACAGGTTCGGTGTATAACAGTGGACTTTCTATGTATATGGCAAATGTGTTTTATGACAGAGGATACAACGTTATAGCATTTAGTTCGGTTACTACAATGCCGTTTATTGTTAGTCAAAGTAAAAATAATTATGCAGGATATATAAAATCTGAATCTGAACAAATGTACGATATTATTAGAAAAGCAATTGCTGATGAGAAAAAAGATGGAATGAAAATAAATGGAAATATTTATGTTGGAGGTTATAGTTTAGGAGGATTCCAATCATTATTAATCCAAAAAGAAGATGAGCAAAAACATCAAATAGGAATAAAAAAATCGTTATTATTGAATACGCCAATTAGTATTTTGACAGCTACTCAAAAATTAGATGGATATTTAGTAAAAAATGGAATTTTTGATGCAAAAGGATTGGAAAAATTCTTGGATACACATTTTAGTAATATAATTAATGATGAATCAATAACATCTAAAGATCTTAATTTTTCTGATATGGATATTAGTACTAGCCCTTTGAATAAATTAAAATTGGGAGATAAAGATTTAGAAGTACTAACAGGATTGTTATTTAGATTTTATTCAGCAAATATGACTTTTGCTGGGGAAGTATTTAGTGGACAAAAGGCAGTGGGAAGATTGTCAGATAAGAAATCATATAAGAGATTTGATTCTCTTACGAAAGAATTTGCTGAAGGAATGTCAGTTTCATTTGATGAATATGCGAAAGAAATTTTGTATCCATATTTAAAGGCAAATAAATATCCTGATTTAACATTGGATCAATTTATAGCAGATTTTGATTTAAGAAGCAGTCAAGACTTTATTGATAGAAATAATAAGAATATAGTATTTATTTCATCTACAAATGATATTTTATTATCAGATAAAGATTTGGAATATATAAATCAAACATTTAAAAATAAAGTAATGATACCTTTTGGTGGTCATACAGGACTTTTGTGGCATAAAGATGTTGCAAAACTTATGGTAGATAAATTGGAGGAAAATTAA